A genomic stretch from Balnearium lithotrophicum includes:
- a CDS encoding ATP citrate lyase citrate-binding domain-containing protein encodes MAQRGIREYDGKRILAQHWNEYFSPEFEYDFKSVLVTPETDLNKLPEKYPWLKEVPLVAKPDMLFGKRGKLGLILFKKEKPCDVDYETVKEWIKKKMEEEVEIKGKKGKLTHFLIEPCIPHSPEDEYYVAMTLGYDGDHIYMSAFGGIDVEENWDKVKEVVIPPLATEEEIDRLIEENVPPEIKDKEKYADFVKRLYRFFRDMHFAYLEINPLVMVGNKVYPLDFVGRVDDTAQFLVGRKWGELEFPAGFGGELSPEEKYIKEMDEKSGASLKLTILNPEGRIWTLVAGGGASVVYADTVADLGYVKELANYGEYSGNPSRAETREYVKTVLDLMTRHKDPQGRPKILIIGGAIANFTDVAKTFDGIIDALKEYADKLKEVGVKIYVRRGGPNYEVGLAKIKKAAEELGLPIEVYGPETHITAIVEKALKENP; translated from the coding sequence ATGGCTCAGAGAGGAATTAGGGAGTACGACGGCAAGAGAATTCTTGCCCAGCACTGGAACGAGTATTTCTCACCGGAATTTGAGTACGATTTCAAATCTGTACTCGTAACTCCAGAAACGGACCTCAACAAACTTCCTGAAAAGTACCCATGGCTGAAGGAAGTCCCACTCGTTGCAAAACCTGACATGCTCTTTGGAAAGAGGGGAAAGTTGGGGCTCATTCTCTTTAAGAAGGAAAAGCCCTGTGACGTTGATTACGAGACTGTCAAGGAGTGGATTAAGAAGAAGATGGAGGAAGAGGTTGAGATTAAGGGTAAAAAGGGAAAGTTGACACACTTTCTCATTGAGCCCTGTATTCCCCACTCTCCGGAGGATGAGTACTACGTTGCAATGACACTTGGTTACGACGGAGACCACATCTACATGTCTGCATTTGGTGGAATTGATGTTGAGGAGAATTGGGACAAGGTGAAGGAAGTTGTCATTCCTCCTCTTGCAACGGAAGAAGAGATTGACAGGCTTATAGAGGAGAATGTTCCACCTGAAATAAAGGATAAGGAAAAGTACGCAGACTTTGTTAAGAGACTCTACAGGTTCTTTAGGGATATGCACTTTGCATACCTTGAAATTAACCCACTTGTAATGGTTGGTAATAAGGTCTATCCTCTTGACTTTGTTGGAAGGGTTGATGATACAGCCCAGTTTTTAGTTGGAAGGAAGTGGGGAGAGTTAGAGTTTCCTGCAGGATTTGGTGGGGAGCTCTCACCTGAAGAGAAATACATCAAGGAGATGGATGAAAAGTCCGGAGCTTCCCTTAAACTTACAATTCTTAATCCTGAAGGAAGAATCTGGACGTTGGTCGCTGGTGGTGGAGCTTCTGTTGTTTATGCAGACACAGTTGCAGACTTGGGATACGTTAAGGAGCTTGCAAACTACGGTGAGTACTCCGGTAACCCGTCAAGGGCTGAAACGAGGGAGTATGTTAAGACAGTTCTTGACCTAATGACACGTCACAAGGACCCTCAGGGAAGGCCAAAGATTCTCATCATAGGTGGGGCAATTGCAAACTTCACAGACGTAGCAAAGACATTTGACGGTATCATTGACGCCCTTAAGGAGTACGCAGATAAGCTGAAGGAAGTTGGGGTTAAGATTTACGTTCGCCGCGGAGGTCCAAACTACGAGGTAGGACTTGCAAAGATTAAGAAGGCTGCCGAGGAGCTCGGGCTTCCAATTGAGGTTTACGGTCCTGAAACCCATATAACGGCAATTGTTGAAAAAGCTCTTAAGGAGAATCCATAA
- a CDS encoding NADP-dependent isocitrate dehydrogenase codes for MAKRPTIVWTKTDEAPLLATYSLLPIVRQFVKHAGVNVDLKDISLAGRILAQFGYAPDDLAYLGELVHKPEANIVKLPNISASVPQLVEAIKELQSQGFDLPDYPENPQTEEEKEIKAKYDRCVGSVVNPVLRQGNSDRRIAPPVKNYAKKHPHRMKEVSPKSESYVAYMKSGDFYENEKSVTLKKDTKIRYEFVDENGNVQVLKEFDMGMGDVVDGTFMSRRKLKEFFEEVINDAKFKDILFSLHVKATMMKVSDPAIFGDAIRVYYKKLFERHGKELEEIGFDPNKGLIDLENKLSKLPPEKQEEIKKTLEEIYKEQPRLYMVDSDRGITNLHRPNDVIIDASIPAVLKNGLQGWGPSGETDDCVITVPDRCYATMYSEIVEDVKVRGQFDPTKVGTVQNIGLMAMKAEEYGSHDKTFFAPSNGKFRIVDEDGNVLMEHEVEEGDIYRSCHAKDIAIRDWVKLAVNRAKETGLPIVFWLDSLRAHDRELIEKVKEELQKYDLEGVEWYIKPPREAMKFTLERFRKGLDTISVTGNVLRDYLTDLFPIIEVGTSARALSIVPLLAGGGLFETGAGGSAPKHVQQFVKEGHLRWDSLGEYLAFVEALKLAYKQGGSENKKILVMAEALSKAVERYLDEDKTPKRKVGQLDTRGSHYWLARFWAEELAAQSEDAELAKIFEPVAAKLVENEEKILSEIAQTEGTPKDIGGYYHPDDDKTTAAMRPSKTLNEIIDNL; via the coding sequence ATGGCAAAAAGGCCAACTATTGTCTGGACGAAGACCGATGAGGCACCTTTACTTGCAACCTATTCACTTCTTCCAATAGTAAGACAGTTTGTAAAACATGCAGGTGTTAACGTTGACCTAAAGGATATTTCACTTGCCGGAAGAATACTTGCTCAATTTGGTTATGCTCCCGATGACCTTGCATACTTGGGTGAATTGGTTCACAAGCCAGAGGCCAACATAGTTAAGCTTCCAAACATCTCAGCCTCCGTACCACAGCTTGTTGAGGCTATAAAGGAGCTCCAGTCACAGGGCTTTGACCTACCAGACTACCCTGAAAACCCTCAAACCGAGGAAGAGAAGGAGATAAAGGCCAAGTACGATAGGTGTGTGGGTAGTGTAGTTAACCCCGTTCTAAGGCAGGGTAACTCCGACAGGAGAATTGCTCCACCTGTGAAAAACTACGCAAAGAAACACCCACACAGAATGAAGGAGGTGTCTCCAAAGAGTGAAAGTTACGTTGCCTACATGAAGAGTGGAGACTTCTACGAGAATGAAAAGTCTGTAACTCTGAAGAAGGATACAAAAATCAGGTATGAATTTGTAGATGAGAATGGAAACGTTCAGGTTCTAAAAGAGTTTGATATGGGGATGGGGGACGTAGTTGATGGAACGTTTATGAGCAGGAGAAAGCTCAAGGAGTTCTTTGAGGAAGTCATAAACGATGCCAAGTTCAAGGACATCCTCTTCTCCCTTCACGTTAAGGCTACAATGATGAAGGTCTCTGACCCTGCTATTTTTGGTGATGCAATAAGGGTTTACTATAAAAAACTCTTTGAGAGACACGGAAAGGAACTTGAGGAAATCGGATTTGACCCTAACAAGGGACTTATCGACCTTGAAAATAAACTCTCAAAGCTACCTCCAGAAAAGCAGGAGGAGATAAAGAAGACCTTAGAGGAGATATACAAGGAGCAACCAAGGCTCTACATGGTTGACTCTGATAGGGGAATAACAAACCTCCACAGGCCGAACGATGTAATTATCGATGCATCAATTCCTGCAGTTCTTAAAAACGGACTTCAGGGTTGGGGTCCAAGTGGAGAGACGGATGACTGTGTAATAACAGTTCCAGATAGGTGTTATGCAACAATGTACTCAGAAATTGTTGAGGACGTTAAAGTTCGCGGACAGTTTGACCCAACAAAGGTTGGTACCGTTCAAAACATCGGCCTTATGGCGATGAAGGCAGAGGAGTACGGTTCCCACGATAAAACATTTTTTGCTCCAAGCAACGGTAAGTTTAGGATTGTTGATGAGGATGGAAATGTCTTGATGGAGCATGAGGTTGAAGAAGGGGACATCTACAGAAGCTGCCATGCAAAGGATATAGCAATTCGCGACTGGGTAAAGCTTGCAGTTAACAGGGCCAAGGAAACTGGACTTCCAATCGTATTCTGGCTCGACTCCTTGAGGGCCCACGACAGGGAGCTCATTGAGAAGGTGAAGGAGGAGCTCCAGAAGTACGACCTTGAAGGAGTAGAGTGGTACATCAAGCCTCCAAGGGAAGCAATGAAGTTTACACTTGAGAGGTTCAGAAAGGGACTTGACACGATTTCCGTAACAGGAAACGTTCTGAGGGACTATCTGACAGACCTCTTCCCAATCATAGAGGTTGGGACATCTGCAAGGGCTCTCTCAATAGTTCCCCTCCTTGCTGGAGGAGGTCTCTTTGAAACTGGAGCTGGTGGCTCTGCTCCAAAGCACGTTCAACAGTTTGTTAAGGAAGGACACCTAAGGTGGGATTCCTTGGGTGAGTACTTAGCATTCGTTGAGGCCCTGAAGCTTGCCTACAAGCAGGGTGGAAGTGAGAATAAGAAAATCTTAGTTATGGCAGAAGCTCTATCAAAGGCCGTTGAAAGGTACTTGGACGAGGATAAGACCCCCAAGAGAAAGGTTGGTCAGCTCGATACGAGGGGAAGCCACTATTGGCTTGCAAGGTTCTGGGCTGAGGAGTTGGCTGCTCAAAGTGAGGATGCTGAACTTGCCAAGATATTTGAACCTGTTGCTGCAAAATTGGTAGAAAACGAGGAGAAAATTCTTTCAGAAATTGCCCAGACTGAGGGAACTCCCAAGGACATCGGAGGTTACTACCACCCTGACGATGATAAGACAACGGCAGCAATGAGGCCTTCAAAGACCTTAAACGAAATTATTGATAACCTGTAA
- a CDS encoding aconitate hydratase encodes MGLNIVQKIIKTHLVEGDMTPGKPIAIRIDQTLTQDATGTMAYLHFEAMGLPKVQTELSVSYVDHNTLQAGGPENANDHLFLQTAAAKFGVFFSKAGNGICHQVHLERFAVPGKTLLGSDSHTPTSGGIGMLAIGAGGMDVALAMAGEPFYLTMPKVVRVNLYGKLRPFVSAKDIILELLRRLTVKGGLGRIFEYGGEGVKYLTVPERATITNMGAELGATTSIFPSDEQTYLFMKAQGREAQWRPLQADPDATYDEVIDIDLSELEPLIACPHMPDNVKKVKEVEGLRVHQVAIGSCTNSSYRDLKTVGEMFKRTGKMVHPLVSAAISPGSKQVLRMMDKEGYYDVFLRAGFRILENACGPCIGMGFAPPSGGVSVRTFNRNFYGRSGTKDAQVYLASPETAAATAMKGVITDPRDLGLEEIKVFLPEKFEIDDSMIFAPAADPDEVEIYKGPTINYVGYKEPLGDKLEGEVLLKVGDNITTDHIIPGGAKILPLRSNIPAISEYVYSVVDETFAQRAKEKGGGFIVGGENYGQGSSREHAAIGPMYLGIKAVIAKSFARIHHANLINFGILPLVFVNKEDYDKIDQGDWLEIDLSNFAPGEDNIITVINRTKGISIPTKHGLNKRQVEIIKAGGVLAYVKQKFEGQNN; translated from the coding sequence ATGGGACTAAACATTGTACAAAAAATCATCAAGACCCACTTAGTTGAGGGGGACATGACCCCGGGAAAGCCTATAGCCATAAGGATTGACCAGACCCTCACTCAGGATGCTACTGGAACGATGGCGTACCTCCACTTTGAGGCTATGGGGCTTCCGAAGGTTCAAACGGAGCTCTCTGTTTCCTACGTTGACCACAACACACTCCAGGCAGGAGGACCTGAAAACGCAAACGACCACCTCTTCCTCCAAACAGCAGCTGCAAAGTTTGGAGTTTTCTTCAGCAAGGCCGGAAATGGCATATGCCACCAGGTTCACCTTGAAAGGTTTGCAGTTCCCGGAAAGACCCTCTTAGGTTCAGACTCCCATACACCTACCTCCGGTGGAATCGGAATGCTTGCAATAGGTGCCGGTGGAATGGACGTAGCCCTCGCAATGGCGGGAGAGCCATTCTACCTTACAATGCCAAAGGTTGTAAGGGTAAACCTATACGGCAAGCTGAGACCTTTTGTTTCTGCTAAGGACATTATCCTGGAGCTCCTCAGGAGATTAACAGTTAAAGGTGGACTTGGAAGGATATTTGAGTACGGTGGAGAGGGTGTTAAGTATTTAACAGTTCCCGAGAGGGCAACAATTACTAACATGGGAGCAGAATTAGGTGCAACAACATCAATATTCCCAAGTGATGAGCAGACATACCTCTTTATGAAAGCTCAGGGAAGGGAAGCCCAGTGGAGACCTCTACAGGCTGACCCTGATGCGACCTACGATGAGGTTATAGATATAGACCTCTCCGAACTTGAACCCCTCATTGCCTGCCCCCACATGCCGGACAACGTCAAAAAGGTTAAAGAAGTTGAAGGATTGAGAGTTCACCAAGTTGCAATCGGTTCATGTACAAACTCATCCTACAGGGATCTTAAAACTGTAGGGGAAATGTTTAAGAGAACAGGAAAGATGGTTCACCCTCTCGTATCGGCAGCCATCTCTCCCGGTTCGAAGCAGGTACTCAGAATGATGGACAAGGAAGGTTACTACGATGTTTTCCTAAGGGCAGGATTCAGAATTCTCGAAAATGCCTGCGGTCCCTGTATTGGAATGGGATTTGCACCACCTTCAGGAGGCGTTTCCGTAAGGACGTTCAACAGGAACTTCTACGGACGTTCAGGAACAAAGGATGCTCAGGTTTACCTTGCATCTCCAGAAACGGCTGCAGCAACGGCCATGAAGGGTGTAATAACAGACCCGAGGGATTTGGGACTTGAGGAAATTAAGGTATTCCTTCCCGAAAAATTTGAGATTGACGACTCAATGATTTTTGCCCCAGCTGCAGACCCGGATGAGGTTGAAATCTACAAGGGTCCAACAATCAACTATGTAGGATACAAGGAACCTCTTGGAGATAAGCTTGAGGGAGAGGTTCTCCTTAAGGTTGGCGATAACATAACAACGGACCACATCATACCGGGTGGGGCAAAGATTCTCCCACTGCGTTCAAACATTCCTGCAATCTCTGAATACGTTTACTCCGTTGTAGACGAAACGTTTGCTCAAAGGGCTAAGGAGAAAGGAGGTGGATTTATCGTAGGTGGAGAAAACTACGGTCAGGGTTCTTCAAGGGAACACGCGGCGATAGGACCAATGTACCTTGGAATTAAGGCAGTTATTGCCAAGTCCTTTGCCCGTATTCACCATGCGAACCTAATCAACTTTGGAATTCTTCCGCTTGTATTTGTAAACAAGGAGGACTACGACAAGATTGACCAGGGGGACTGGTTGGAGATTGACCTTTCAAACTTTGCACCTGGAGAGGACAACATCATAACAGTAATAAACAGAACGAAAGGTATATCAATACCTACAAAGCATGGACTAAACAAGCGTCAGGTTGAAATCATTAAGGCTGGTGGCGTATTGGCCTACGTTAAGCAGAAGTTTGAAGGACAGAACAACTAA
- a CDS encoding RtcB family protein: MEPVVIEGRVPIYVYAKDLEPGVLNQIERIRDLPLFRERIVIMPDCHAGKGCVIGFTGYFDDVVIPNIVGVDIGCGVYTYPLNIKVNRENPREEIDLRKFDAFVKGKIPIGLTSRTKSNAKKLPLSKEDRELLSEIRFVLINTYGIDLQEPLLQVGTLGSGNHFLELGVDDEGQLYLTVHTGSRNLGLRVCNFFYNKAKEYTKKVMPNLPKELSILPINKGGKEYIRAMRLAQRYADLNRRVILKIIVEEFFKEEFQEERIIRSVHNYIDVDRDMCVRKGAISAHLGERVVIPFNLTTGLIVGKGKGVRELNFSAPHGAGRKVSRKKAKELFSVSEFRKAVEEAGVYSSTVSRETLDEAPFAYKDPKEILEFLPKTVEIEKFIKPIYNLKG; the protein is encoded by the coding sequence ATGGAACCAGTTGTAATAGAGGGAAGGGTTCCGATATACGTCTATGCAAAAGACTTGGAACCAGGAGTTTTAAACCAGATAGAGAGAATAAGGGACTTACCCCTTTTTAGGGAAAGAATTGTAATTATGCCTGACTGCCATGCAGGAAAGGGATGTGTTATAGGTTTTACAGGTTACTTCGACGACGTAGTAATTCCAAACATAGTTGGAGTTGACATAGGCTGTGGTGTTTACACGTATCCACTCAACATAAAGGTTAACAGGGAAAATCCGAGAGAAGAAATAGACCTTAGAAAGTTTGATGCTTTTGTAAAGGGTAAAATTCCAATAGGACTTACATCCAGAACAAAGTCAAATGCTAAGAAACTCCCCCTTTCTAAGGAGGATAGGGAGCTCCTCTCAGAGATTCGCTTCGTCCTTATAAATACCTACGGGATAGACCTTCAGGAGCCACTACTCCAAGTTGGAACCTTAGGAAGTGGAAATCACTTTTTGGAGTTGGGAGTAGATGATGAAGGTCAGCTTTACCTAACTGTTCATACAGGCTCAAGAAACTTGGGTTTAAGGGTTTGTAACTTTTTCTACAACAAAGCAAAGGAGTACACGAAAAAAGTTATGCCAAACCTACCGAAGGAGCTTTCAATCCTTCCTATTAATAAGGGAGGAAAGGAGTACATAAGGGCTATGAGGTTAGCCCAAAGATATGCCGACCTTAACAGGAGGGTAATTTTAAAAATCATTGTTGAGGAATTCTTCAAGGAAGAATTTCAGGAGGAGAGAATTATAAGGAGCGTTCACAACTATATAGATGTTGATAGGGACATGTGCGTTAGGAAAGGGGCTATCTCTGCCCACTTGGGGGAAAGGGTAGTTATCCCCTTTAATCTTACAACTGGATTAATTGTAGGAAAGGGAAAGGGAGTTAGGGAACTTAACTTTTCTGCTCCCCATGGGGCTGGAAGAAAGGTTAGCAGAAAAAAGGCAAAAGAACTCTTTTCTGTCAGTGAATTTAGAAAGGCTGTTGAGGAAGCGGGCGTTTACTCTTCTACAGTTTCAAGGGAAACCCTTGATGAGGCCCCCTTTGCATACAAGGACCCTAAAGAGATTTTGGAGTTTCTTCCAAAGACCGTTGAAATAGAAAAGTTTATAAAACCAATATATAACCTGAAGGGATAA
- a CDS encoding DUF505 domain-containing protein, translating into MVIRKEHALALMRVREEEKNQAPTCQLFLKSEEPPYLELERMNLLRQVRPLEYALTYWGRALANILDDMVEKKFILHPSKWDEEFRWLGSEVLMMIETAIENDDIPGELTEKELEKRGFIEERKVEKKGVFRTVNQYAKDIYEIFKNAHPRLIIDRELCQYIKEMPAGPAESSMLPAGGRFPILMGAMRLLAFSVPTSDIYSLTPLGREIKAACETIAPTLETVISEDIMDSLERAVYEGFEAVTDEEKEVLFQLALIDDEGNPLPAGEHLLEAYRIWKERSFKPVKSINVEVIDAELLRGIEEVWKHNESDPSTLPTVDELVHYLFYKPLKEYKHLLEYYGRRLYQDLGYQKKEEIQKKFGEVKTVEELFKSFYEKGNQWYEKMYDLVQESLYTLESFNLIRAEEKEGKKVHYLTEFGKKVLEDMKTRGIREIPAVGVKAITVTNKEFAAPNVEWYQKGVEAQLIGGGEATEAGKMYAQMAYEIRRLPHITRFELQVLHKIPEKGFFVKDVYEQFDETWKEEVEYALNKLEARGYIDILQNEAIILTEPGKLIKRALSGTPEGFGNPITPLAVRVLEALRKVGTLYEKERKVRVLPKNFKEAMKLSGLDPESFERELVILRASNLIGKSSINEAGLLILEALEKLN; encoded by the coding sequence ATGGTAATCAGAAAAGAACACGCCTTAGCACTTATGAGAGTTAGGGAGGAGGAGAAGAATCAAGCTCCGACGTGTCAGCTCTTCTTAAAGTCTGAGGAGCCGCCCTACTTAGAGCTTGAGAGAATGAACCTTCTTAGACAGGTAAGGCCTTTAGAGTATGCCCTTACATACTGGGGAAGGGCTTTAGCCAACATCTTAGATGACATGGTTGAGAAGAAGTTTATTCTCCATCCGTCAAAGTGGGATGAGGAGTTTAGGTGGCTCGGTTCAGAAGTTTTGATGATGATTGAAACAGCAATTGAGAACGATGATATTCCAGGAGAGCTAACCGAGAAGGAGCTTGAAAAGAGGGGCTTCATTGAGGAGAGGAAGGTAGAGAAGAAGGGAGTATTCAGGACAGTTAACCAGTACGCAAAGGATATCTACGAGATATTTAAGAATGCCCATCCAAGGTTGATTATAGACAGGGAACTCTGTCAGTACATAAAGGAGATGCCGGCAGGACCTGCCGAGTCCTCAATGCTTCCTGCAGGGGGAAGGTTCCCTATTCTAATGGGAGCAATGAGGTTACTGGCATTTTCAGTTCCAACGTCTGACATCTACTCATTAACTCCACTTGGAAGGGAGATAAAGGCTGCGTGCGAAACGATAGCTCCAACGTTGGAAACTGTTATCTCTGAAGACATAATGGACTCATTGGAGAGGGCCGTTTACGAGGGATTTGAGGCCGTTACAGACGAGGAGAAGGAGGTTCTATTCCAGCTTGCGCTGATTGATGATGAGGGCAATCCATTACCTGCTGGGGAACACCTACTTGAGGCCTACAGGATTTGGAAGGAGAGGAGCTTTAAACCCGTTAAGTCGATAAACGTTGAGGTGATTGATGCAGAGCTCCTAAGGGGAATCGAAGAGGTTTGGAAGCACAACGAAAGCGACCCATCAACGCTTCCTACTGTAGATGAGCTTGTCCACTACCTGTTCTACAAACCACTTAAGGAGTACAAGCATCTCCTTGAGTACTACGGAAGGAGACTCTATCAGGACTTAGGTTATCAGAAGAAGGAAGAAATTCAGAAGAAGTTTGGTGAGGTTAAGACTGTTGAGGAGCTCTTCAAGTCCTTCTACGAGAAGGGTAACCAGTGGTACGAGAAGATGTACGACTTGGTTCAGGAGTCCCTCTATACCCTTGAATCGTTCAACCTGATAAGGGCAGAGGAAAAAGAGGGGAAGAAGGTTCACTACCTAACAGAGTTCGGTAAAAAGGTCCTTGAGGACATGAAGACGAGGGGAATTAGGGAAATACCGGCAGTTGGAGTTAAAGCGATAACTGTTACAAACAAAGAGTTTGCAGCTCCAAACGTTGAGTGGTATCAAAAGGGTGTTGAGGCTCAGCTTATAGGCGGAGGGGAGGCAACGGAAGCAGGAAAGATGTATGCTCAAATGGCCTACGAAATAAGGAGGCTTCCGCACATTACAAGGTTTGAACTCCAGGTTCTCCACAAGATTCCTGAAAAGGGATTCTTTGTTAAGGATGTTTACGAACAGTTTGACGAGACGTGGAAGGAGGAGGTTGAGTACGCACTCAACAAATTGGAAGCTCGCGGTTACATAGATATCCTCCAGAACGAGGCAATAATCCTCACAGAGCCAGGAAAGCTAATCAAGAGAGCTCTCTCCGGAACACCTGAAGGTTTCGGAAATCCTATAACACCTCTTGCAGTGAGAGTTCTTGAAGCCTTAAGGAAGGTCGGAACGCTCTATGAGAAGGAAAGGAAGGTAAGGGTCCTTCCAAAGAACTTTAAGGAAGCTATGAAGCTTTCAGGGCTTGACCCTGAGTCTTTTGAAAGAGAGCTTGTAATTCTTAGGGCTTCAAACCTCATAGGTAAGAGCTCCATAAACGAGGCAGGTCTTTTGATACTTGAAGCTCTTGAAAAACTCAACTAA
- a CDS encoding GGDEF domain-containing phosphodiesterase codes for MKLSSVILRQIIDEIPAIVIIYEKDKPVWFNKYTLKLTNYSEKEIKSRTIQELFPSFKKSKTGISEDKSQENFYILALLKKDSKFVYLKSLKKTIKIGNQYYGLIIGIDITSKVDLENKIKTITIPIQEVEVNRKTKAVKIIYLNSAIFELTGYDKSDLGDFESFIEKVHSDDRENFLNLINQNYKNKKKITVIFRFKKKTGRYLWIKAIKNNIREESHTIKFLLILIDITKEKRLQKKLEKTLSTLENLMKYSPDILFLLDRKGKILYQSESLTKLGYYDKETVGKSIFDFISADDREKFIYVLNQALENPDKTIKVEYKFLTRNGIPVWFEGHMVFSKKLKKFILIGRNISDRKIIETKLKRAIFYDLETGLANILMFKKYLRPIIRIAKSRNENFIIASIKIVNLRDLLFLSYSNKVTVKNVILEIVKRMESAFPTVYVARISFDEFIISVYTKINQSLDNFIKTLKEIFEKPILGQFVPLYNVGIAVFPTDAENETELLKKSLLALKKATELGINTISLYSSELEKELLEKQMIRAKLSEALKNRELTVYYQPIYSLKDNRIVGFEALIRWFSKDLGAVPPDKFIPIAEETDLILEIGRFALRKSLEDMKNLGKSCFVSVNFSSKQFSSENFLNDIMDALEYYRFNPELLVVEITERTAMENPEYTSKLLEELRKKRIKIALDDFGKGYSNMEYLIDFDIDKLKIDKDFVLKMLETKRARSVVRTVIDLAHSVGATALAEGIENEETLKELREMGCEEGQGFYFMPPVPFERIKEVVERSYCE; via the coding sequence ATGAAATTAAGCAGTGTGATTTTAAGGCAGATTATAGATGAAATTCCGGCTATTGTTATTATATATGAGAAGGATAAGCCCGTATGGTTCAATAAGTATACGTTAAAATTGACAAATTATAGTGAAAAGGAGATAAAAAGTAGAACAATTCAAGAGTTATTTCCATCATTTAAGAAAAGTAAAACTGGAATCTCCGAGGATAAATCACAAGAGAATTTTTATATCCTGGCTTTATTAAAGAAAGATAGTAAGTTTGTCTATCTTAAATCGTTGAAAAAAACTATTAAAATAGGAAATCAATATTATGGACTAATTATAGGAATTGATATAACAAGTAAAGTCGATTTAGAAAATAAAATAAAGACTATAACCATTCCAATTCAAGAAGTAGAAGTAAACAGGAAAACAAAGGCCGTTAAAATTATTTACCTCAACAGTGCAATCTTTGAATTAACAGGATACGATAAGAGTGATTTAGGAGACTTTGAGTCTTTTATAGAAAAAGTCCATTCAGATGATAGAGAAAATTTTTTAAACCTTATAAATCAAAACTATAAAAATAAGAAGAAAATTACAGTAATTTTCAGATTTAAGAAGAAAACTGGCAGATATCTCTGGATAAAAGCTATTAAAAATAATATAAGAGAGGAAAGTCATACAATAAAATTCTTACTAATTTTGATTGATATAACAAAAGAGAAGCGCTTGCAGAAAAAATTAGAGAAAACTTTATCGACTCTTGAAAATTTAATGAAGTACTCTCCCGATATCCTATTCCTATTGGATAGGAAAGGGAAAATACTTTATCAAAGTGAGTCCTTAACCAAACTGGGTTATTACGACAAAGAGACAGTAGGAAAGAGTATTTTTGATTTTATTTCTGCCGACGATAGAGAGAAGTTCATATACGTTCTCAATCAAGCATTAGAAAATCCAGATAAAACAATTAAAGTTGAATATAAGTTCTTAACAAGGAACGGAATTCCTGTCTGGTTTGAAGGACATATGGTATTTTCCAAAAAACTTAAAAAATTTATTTTAATAGGAAGGAATATATCTGACAGAAAAATTATAGAAACAAAACTAAAAAGGGCCATTTTCTACGATTTAGAAACTGGACTAGCAAATATTCTTATGTTCAAAAAGTACTTAAGACCAATCATTAGAATCGCTAAATCGAGAAATGAGAATTTTATAATAGCTTCAATAAAAATCGTAAACTTGAGAGATTTACTGTTTCTGTCCTATTCAAATAAAGTAACGGTAAAGAATGTGATATTAGAAATTGTCAAAAGAATGGAAAGTGCATTTCCTACAGTCTATGTAGCTAGAATATCATTCGACGAATTTATTATTTCTGTTTATACTAAAATAAATCAAAGTTTAGACAACTTTATAAAGACCTTAAAGGAGATTTTTGAAAAACCCATACTTGGACAGTTTGTTCCTCTTTATAACGTTGGAATAGCAGTTTTTCCTACAGATGCTGAAAATGAAACGGAGCTACTGAAAAAGTCACTTTTAGCTCTTAAAAAAGCTACGGAATTAGGCATTAACACAATATCCCTGTACAGCTCAGAGTTGGAAAAAGAGTTGTTAGAAAAGCAGATGATAAGGGCAAAATTATCAGAGGCTCTAAAAAATAGAGAGTTAACAGTGTACTATCAACCAATCTACTCACTGAAGGACAATAGAATTGTAGGGTTTGAAGCCCTTATAAGGTGGTTTTCAAAGGATTTAGGGGCAGTTCCACCTGATAAATTTATACCGATAGCAGAAGAAACGGACCTAATTTTAGAAATTGGAAGGTTTGCTCTACGAAAGAGCCTGGAGGATATGAAAAATTTGGGTAAAAGTTGCTTTGTTTCTGTTAACTTCTCATCAAAGCAGTTTTCCTCAGAAAATTTTTTAAACGATATTATGGATGCCCTTGAGTATTACAGGTTCAATCCTGAACTCCTTGTTGTGGAAATTACAGAAAGGACTGCAATGGAGAATCCAGAGTATACATCTAAACTATTGGAGGAGTTGAGGAAGAAGAGGATAAAAATAGCCTTAGATGACTTTGGTAAAGGATATTCAAATATGGAATATCTGATAGACTTTGATATTGATAAATTGAAAATAGATAAGGATTTTGTTCTCAAAATGTTAGAGACGAAAAGGGCAAGGAGCGTTGTGAGGACAGTTATAGACCTGGCACATTCCGTTGGAGCAACTGCTTTAGCAGAAGGTATAGAAAACGAAGAGACATTAAAGGAGCTGAGAGAAATGGGGTGTGAAGAGGGACAGGGGTTCTACTTTATGCCTCCAGTTCCTTTTGAAAGAATCAAGGAAGTTGTAGAAAGGAGTTACTGTGAATAA